From the Roseibium salinum genome, one window contains:
- a CDS encoding hydroxypyruvate isomerase family protein, translating into MKFSANLGFLWADRSLPDAIRAAKAAGFDAVECHFPYGDPAAETRAALEETGLAMLGLNTRRGDVTAGDNGLAALPDRQEEARAAIDEALAYARETKTGAVHVMAGNTKDPCARTTFEVNLAYACEKAAPDGIMILIEPLNPRDAPGYFLNGTALAAEIIHDVDQPNLRLMFDCYHVEIIEGDVIRRLETLLPVIGHIQIASVPDRGIPDHGELDYASVLSRLAELGWERPIGAEYLPAGDPDPDMSWLARFQNKG; encoded by the coding sequence TGGGCCGACCGCTCGCTGCCCGATGCGATCCGGGCGGCGAAGGCCGCCGGTTTCGACGCCGTCGAGTGTCACTTTCCCTATGGCGATCCGGCGGCCGAGACACGCGCCGCGCTGGAGGAGACGGGCCTTGCCATGCTCGGGCTGAACACCAGGCGCGGCGACGTCACGGCCGGCGACAACGGCCTTGCCGCGCTGCCCGACCGGCAGGAGGAGGCCCGGGCGGCCATCGACGAGGCGCTGGCCTATGCGCGGGAAACCAAGACCGGCGCCGTGCATGTCATGGCCGGAAACACGAAGGATCCGTGCGCGCGCACGACGTTCGAGGTCAATCTCGCCTATGCATGCGAGAAGGCCGCGCCGGACGGCATCATGATCCTGATCGAGCCCTTGAACCCCCGCGATGCGCCCGGCTATTTCCTGAACGGCACCGCCCTGGCGGCGGAGATTATCCACGATGTGGACCAGCCGAACCTGCGGCTGATGTTCGACTGCTATCATGTCGAGATCATCGAGGGCGATGTGATCCGGCGCCTGGAGACCCTCTTGCCGGTCATCGGCCATATCCAGATTGCCTCGGTCCCGGACCGCGGAATTCCGGACCACGGCGAACTGGACTACGCTAGTGTCCTGTCCCGGCTGGCCGAACTCGGCTGGGAGCGGCCCATCGGCGCCGAATACCTGCCGGCCGGCGACCCGGACCCGGACATGTCCTGGCTGGCACGATTTCAGAACAAGGGATGA
- a CDS encoding NAD(P)-dependent oxidoreductase yields the protein MSDVIGFIGLGFMGLGMASNIRKGGYDLWVKGRRNRAPVESLVSQGAQEAASPREMAEKCDIIHLCLSNSPQIEATMRGPDGILAGARPGLIVIDTSTADPASTEALAAELGEKGGHFVDAPLGGTPVQAEAGQLIAMVGCDDDILERIRPVIECWAGTVNHIGPAGAGHKMKLLMNFISLSYGALYSEALVLGARVGISPQTIRDVIAPSRMGCGFFDTFMSYAVDRNRDAHKFSIANAAKDIRYLNDMAANANVVNIMAGAAKHYYTQAVATGHEEDYVPMLSDHVGALNGVDLDDVVRKGRKGGVD from the coding sequence ATGAGCGACGTTATCGGCTTCATCGGCCTCGGCTTCATGGGCCTCGGCATGGCAAGCAATATCCGCAAGGGCGGCTACGACCTGTGGGTCAAGGGCCGCCGCAACCGCGCGCCGGTGGAAAGCCTGGTGTCGCAGGGTGCGCAGGAGGCCGCCAGTCCCCGCGAAATGGCGGAAAAATGCGATATCATTCACCTGTGCCTGTCGAACTCGCCGCAGATCGAAGCGACCATGCGCGGCCCGGACGGCATCCTCGCCGGCGCCCGGCCCGGCCTGATCGTCATCGACACCTCGACCGCCGACCCGGCCTCGACAGAGGCACTGGCGGCGGAGCTTGGCGAGAAGGGCGGGCATTTCGTCGACGCGCCCCTGGGCGGCACGCCCGTGCAGGCCGAGGCGGGGCAGCTGATTGCGATGGTGGGGTGCGATGACGACATCCTGGAAAGAATTCGCCCGGTCATCGAGTGCTGGGCCGGCACCGTCAACCACATCGGGCCGGCGGGCGCCGGCCACAAGATGAAACTCCTGATGAATTTCATCAGCCTGTCCTACGGGGCCCTCTACTCCGAGGCCCTCGTGCTCGGCGCCAGGGTGGGGATTTCGCCGCAGACCATCCGGGACGTGATCGCCCCCAGCCGCATGGGCTGCGGCTTCTTCGACACGTTCATGTCCTACGCGGTCGACCGCAACCGGGACGCCCACAAGTTCTCCATCGCCAATGCCGCCAAGGACATCCGCTACCTGAACGACATGGCCGCCAACGCGAATGTCGTGAACATCATGGCCGGGGCGGCAAAGCACTACTACACCCAGGCCGTCGCCACCGGGCACGAGGAAGACTACGTGCCGATGCTGAGCGACCATGTCGGCGCCCTGAACGGCGTCGATCTGGACGACGTCGTGCGCAAGGGCCGCAAGGGCGGCGTGGACTGA
- a CDS encoding efflux RND transporter permease subunit, producing the protein MKMDRLKDLGFTGLFVRRPVLAFVINMLTVVAGIAAIFGVEVRELPDVDRPVISVRTDYPAAAAETIDREVTGIIEGAVSRVSGVKSISSSSSFGQSRVTVEFSDDVDLDVAASDMRDALGRITNDLPEDAEASRIVKADANAQAVVRLGLTSDRMSVEDMTVLVEEEIADTLASVAGVADVQVYGDRDKIFRIDIDQAKLASLNLTIADVASALSSMAFDTPAGSLTSNNQDLIVRATAAISTPEAFENIIVNSRARLRDFATVTLGPDTGQTQLRANGQAGIGLGIIRAAQSNTLEISEGVRAMAARIQENLPDGTTIEITSDDATFINGAIHEVEIALAIAVSIVLLIIFIFLWDWRATIIPGVSLPVALIGTLAAIYLAGFSINILTLLALVLATGLVVDDAIVVLENIVRRRNEGMGPRAAAVLGTEEVFFAVLATTATLIAVFVPLSFLPGQTGGLFREFGFVLAIAVFLSSIVALSLCPMLASRILKTGEDQGGDGKGNGHSGPVGAVGRFLTALYRRTLHACLDAPVVVVAVSLLFAASAGILFGTIKSELTPTEDRSIAFMRVSAPQGVSLDYLTQKMREIEVLLEPYRDAGEITSTFSIAGTGGSKNSGFMVMRLAPWDERIRSQQDILSEVSALVREVPGVRAFAFQPNSLGIRGAGSGLQFAVAGSNYAQLGEAAERIIAAMEEEPRFRQARRSTEATQPQLSVSIDRERASDLGIDINGLGAAMQAMLDGRKIGQVFINDRAFDVKFVSTTNPINDPTDMENIFIKTGDGRFVPVSTIATLVEKAVPPSLEREQQLRAVAITTSLAPDFALGDAYERALEIAGPLLPPGARIIPLAETATLGEQSSSMGRTFGFAIIIILLVLAAQFESFVSAIIIMATVPLGLACAVFAMLLTGTTLNVYSQIGLVLLVGIMAKNGILIVEFANQLRDRGQGVREAIENAANIRLRPVMMTMICTIVGGLPLIMASGAGAEARIALGYVIVGGLGLATLSTLFLTPVAYLLLGRFITPAVKEEERLHREIDAAQSLGRTPGE; encoded by the coding sequence ATGAAAATGGACCGCCTCAAGGATCTCGGCTTCACCGGCCTGTTCGTCCGCCGTCCCGTGCTGGCCTTCGTGATCAACATGCTGACCGTCGTCGCCGGCATCGCGGCGATCTTCGGCGTTGAGGTCCGTGAACTGCCGGACGTGGACCGGCCGGTCATCTCCGTGCGCACCGACTATCCCGCTGCCGCGGCCGAGACCATCGACCGCGAGGTGACCGGGATCATCGAGGGGGCGGTCTCCCGCGTTTCCGGCGTCAAGTCCATCTCGTCTTCCTCGTCCTTCGGCCAGAGCCGCGTCACGGTGGAATTCTCCGACGATGTCGATCTCGACGTCGCCGCCTCCGACATGCGCGATGCGCTCGGCCGCATCACCAACGACCTGCCGGAGGATGCGGAGGCATCGCGCATCGTCAAGGCGGACGCCAATGCGCAGGCAGTCGTGCGACTCGGCCTGACATCCGACCGCATGTCGGTCGAAGACATGACCGTTCTCGTGGAGGAGGAGATCGCCGACACGCTGGCCTCCGTCGCCGGCGTCGCCGATGTCCAGGTCTACGGCGACCGGGACAAGATCTTCCGCATCGATATCGACCAGGCCAAGCTGGCGAGCCTCAACCTCACCATTGCCGATGTCGCCAGCGCCCTGTCGTCCATGGCCTTCGACACGCCGGCCGGATCGCTGACCAGCAACAACCAGGACCTGATCGTGCGCGCAACCGCCGCGATCAGCACGCCGGAAGCGTTCGAGAACATCATCGTCAACAGCCGGGCCCGGCTGCGGGACTTCGCCACGGTGACGCTCGGGCCGGATACCGGCCAGACCCAGCTTCGCGCCAACGGGCAGGCGGGCATCGGCCTCGGCATCATCCGCGCCGCGCAGTCGAACACGCTGGAAATCTCCGAAGGCGTCCGCGCCATGGCGGCCAGGATCCAGGAAAACCTGCCCGACGGCACGACCATCGAGATCACCAGCGACGACGCGACCTTCATCAACGGCGCCATTCACGAGGTGGAGATCGCGCTTGCCATCGCGGTCAGCATCGTTCTCCTGATCATCTTCATCTTCCTGTGGGACTGGCGCGCCACGATCATTCCCGGCGTCTCGCTGCCGGTGGCCCTCATCGGCACATTGGCGGCCATTTACCTTGCCGGCTTCTCCATCAACATCCTGACCCTTCTGGCGCTCGTGCTGGCGACCGGGCTGGTCGTGGATGACGCCATCGTGGTTCTGGAGAATATCGTCCGGAGGCGCAACGAGGGGATGGGCCCGCGCGCGGCCGCCGTGCTGGGCACGGAAGAGGTCTTCTTCGCCGTTCTGGCGACCACCGCGACGCTGATCGCCGTCTTCGTTCCCCTGTCGTTTCTTCCCGGTCAGACGGGCGGGCTGTTCCGCGAGTTCGGCTTCGTGCTGGCCATTGCCGTGTTCCTGTCGTCCATCGTCGCCCTGTCCCTGTGCCCGATGCTCGCATCGCGTATCCTGAAGACCGGCGAGGATCAGGGCGGTGACGGCAAGGGCAACGGCCACAGCGGCCCCGTCGGGGCCGTGGGACGCTTCCTGACCGCTCTCTACCGGCGGACCCTCCATGCCTGCCTGGATGCGCCGGTCGTCGTCGTGGCGGTCTCGCTGCTCTTTGCGGCCTCGGCGGGCATCCTGTTCGGGACGATCAAGTCTGAGCTGACCCCCACGGAAGACCGCTCCATCGCCTTCATGCGCGTCTCGGCGCCGCAAGGCGTCAGCCTGGACTATCTCACCCAGAAGATGCGGGAGATCGAAGTTCTGCTGGAGCCTTATCGCGACGCCGGCGAGATCACCAGCACGTTCTCCATCGCCGGAACGGGCGGCTCCAAGAACAGCGGCTTCATGGTGATGCGCCTCGCCCCCTGGGACGAGCGGATCCGCTCGCAGCAGGACATCCTGTCGGAGGTGAGCGCACTCGTCCGCGAGGTTCCGGGCGTGCGCGCCTTTGCCTTCCAGCCCAACAGCCTGGGGATCCGCGGCGCTGGTTCGGGCCTTCAGTTCGCGGTCGCCGGCAGCAACTACGCGCAACTGGGCGAGGCCGCGGAGCGGATCATCGCGGCGATGGAAGAAGAACCCCGCTTCCGCCAGGCGCGCCGGTCGACCGAGGCCACGCAGCCGCAGCTTTCCGTGTCGATCGACCGCGAGCGCGCCTCGGATCTGGGCATCGACATCAACGGTCTCGGCGCGGCCATGCAGGCCATGCTCGACGGGCGCAAGATCGGCCAGGTGTTCATCAACGACCGGGCCTTCGACGTGAAGTTCGTTTCCACCACCAATCCGATCAACGACCCGACGGATATGGAAAACATCTTCATCAAGACCGGGGACGGCCGGTTCGTCCCGGTCTCGACCATCGCCACTCTGGTGGAAAAGGCGGTTCCGCCGTCGCTAGAGCGGGAACAGCAGCTCCGCGCCGTCGCCATCACGACAAGCCTTGCGCCGGACTTCGCCCTTGGCGATGCCTATGAGCGGGCGCTGGAAATCGCCGGGCCGCTTCTGCCGCCCGGGGCGCGCATCATCCCGCTTGCCGAAACGGCGACCCTCGGCGAACAGTCGTCCTCCATGGGCCGCACATTCGGCTTTGCCATCATCATCATTCTTCTGGTGCTGGCGGCCCAGTTCGAAAGCTTCGTCAGCGCGATCATCATCATGGCGACCGTGCCCCTTGGCCTTGCCTGCGCCGTGTTCGCCATGCTGCTGACCGGCACGACGCTGAACGTCTATTCCCAGATCGGCCTCGTGCTTCTGGTGGGGATCATGGCCAAGAACGGCATCCTGATCGTCGAATTCGCCAACCAGTTGCGCGACCGCGGGCAGGGGGTGCGCGAGGCGATCGAGAATGCCGCGAACATCCGCCTCAGGCCGGTGATGATGACCATGATCTGCACGATCGTCGGCGGCCTGCCGCTGATCATGGCCAGCGGCGCCGGCGCGGAAGCCCGCATCGCGCTCGGCTATGTCATCGTCGGCGGCCTCGGCCTTGCAACGCTGTCGACGCTGTTCCTGACGCCGGTCGCCTATCTGCTCCTCGGCCGCTTCATCACCCCCGCCGTCAAGGAGGAGGAACGCCTCCACCGGGAAATCGACGCGGCACAATCCCTCGGCCGCACACCGGGGGAATAG
- a CDS encoding efflux RND transporter periplasmic adaptor subunit: MSLWKQFVLTLVAVAVAAGLWVRYYPGAGTLLAQWGVDWLPISVANVSPQDAGRPGGGRGGPQATVVTTPVVDITINDRLSAIGTSTALQSVAVTPFTSGRMTEVLVKSGATVKAGDIIARLDADAEQIAVERASNALKDAEARLQRMQALRKTNTATTVQVTDAELAVDNARLQLREAELALSRRSVETPIGGIVGILPITAGNYVSPQTVIATIDDRSEILVDFWVPERYASSIKVGSPLTASSVARPGETFEGVISAVDNRVDSDSRTLQVRARFANDADKLRAGMSFQVSMTFPGDHYPGVDPLAVQWGSDGAFVWAVREGRGVRVPVNIIQRNTDSVLVDAELTPEDEVVTEGIHLVRHGADVAVAGRKQAPASDEPLKTSSTGSGS, translated from the coding sequence TTGTCGCTTTGGAAACAGTTCGTGCTGACCCTTGTGGCAGTTGCGGTCGCAGCGGGGCTGTGGGTTCGCTATTATCCGGGAGCCGGGACGCTCCTGGCGCAATGGGGCGTCGACTGGCTGCCGATTTCGGTCGCCAACGTCAGCCCGCAGGATGCCGGGCGGCCGGGAGGCGGGCGCGGCGGACCCCAGGCCACGGTGGTGACGACGCCGGTGGTGGACATCACCATCAACGACCGCCTTTCCGCAATCGGCACCAGCACCGCGCTGCAGTCCGTCGCGGTGACGCCCTTTACCAGCGGCCGGATGACCGAGGTGCTGGTCAAATCCGGCGCCACCGTGAAGGCCGGCGACATCATCGCGCGCCTTGATGCCGACGCCGAGCAGATTGCCGTCGAGCGGGCCTCCAATGCTCTCAAGGATGCCGAGGCGCGGCTGCAGCGCATGCAGGCGTTGCGCAAGACCAATACCGCCACGACGGTCCAGGTCACCGACGCCGAACTGGCGGTCGACAATGCGCGCCTCCAGCTTCGCGAAGCCGAACTGGCCCTGTCGCGCCGGTCCGTCGAGACGCCGATCGGCGGCATTGTCGGCATCCTGCCGATTACGGCGGGCAACTATGTCTCTCCCCAGACGGTCATTGCCACGATCGACGACCGCAGCGAGATCCTGGTCGACTTCTGGGTGCCCGAGCGCTATGCCTCCTCGATCAAGGTCGGCTCGCCGCTGACGGCGTCATCGGTCGCGCGGCCGGGCGAGACCTTCGAAGGCGTGATCAGCGCTGTCGACAACCGGGTCGACAGCGACAGCAGGACGCTTCAGGTGCGCGCGCGCTTTGCCAACGATGCCGACAAGCTGCGGGCCGGAATGTCCTTCCAGGTATCCATGACGTTCCCGGGCGACCATTATCCGGGTGTCGATCCGCTTGCCGTGCAATGGGGCTCGGACGGTGCATTCGTCTGGGCCGTGCGCGAGGGGCGGGGCGTACGGGTCCCGGTAAACATCATCCAGCGCAACACAGACAGCGTGCTCGTCGATGCCGAGCTGACGCCGGAGGACGAGGTGGTGACCGAGGGCATTCACCTCGTTCGCCATGGTGCCGACGTGGCGGTTGCCGGCCGCAAGCAGGCGCCGGCCTCCGACGAACCGCTGAAAACCTCTTCCACCGGAAGCGGGTCGTGA
- a CDS encoding metal ABC transporter permease gives MDFDTLLLPFNFGFMQNAFLICVIVSVPTALLSCFLVMKGWALMGDAVSHAVLPGIVLAYILGIPLLVGAFAAGMVCALLTGFLSGNSRVKQDTVMGVVFSGMFGIGIVLYVSIETNAHLDHILFGNMLGVEPDELLTSGIIALVVGSALVLKWKDLVLHSFDPAQAQASGLPVNLLHYGVLAALSLTIVATLSAAGLILAIGLLIAPGAIAFLLVRTFAAMLWVSVLVCMAAMLAGTYASFFLDSAPAPTIILILTAGFIIAFIRRQVVTRQNSMRRVEAEKLAE, from the coding sequence ATGGACTTCGACACGCTGTTGCTGCCGTTCAACTTCGGCTTCATGCAGAATGCCTTCCTGATCTGCGTGATCGTGTCGGTCCCGACCGCGCTTCTGTCCTGCTTTCTGGTCATGAAGGGCTGGGCCCTGATGGGCGATGCGGTCAGCCACGCGGTGCTACCTGGCATCGTGCTCGCCTATATCCTGGGAATTCCGCTGCTCGTCGGCGCCTTCGCCGCCGGCATGGTCTGCGCGCTGCTGACCGGATTCCTGTCCGGCAACAGCCGCGTCAAGCAGGACACGGTCATGGGCGTGGTGTTTTCCGGCATGTTCGGCATCGGCATCGTGCTCTATGTCTCGATCGAGACCAATGCCCATCTGGATCACATCCTCTTCGGCAACATGCTGGGCGTCGAGCCGGACGAGCTTCTGACCTCCGGCATCATCGCGCTGGTCGTCGGCAGCGCTCTGGTGCTCAAGTGGAAGGACCTTGTCCTGCACAGCTTCGACCCCGCCCAGGCGCAGGCCTCGGGCTTGCCCGTCAACCTGCTGCACTACGGCGTCCTGGCCGCCCTCTCGCTCACCATCGTCGCCACCCTGTCCGCCGCCGGGCTGATCCTGGCAATCGGCCTGCTGATCGCTCCCGGAGCGATTGCCTTCCTGCTGGTGCGTACCTTCGCGGCGATGCTGTGGGTCTCGGTTCTCGTCTGCATGGCCGCGATGCTGGCCGGCACCTATGCCAGTTTCTTCCTCGACAGCGCCCCGGCACCGACGATCATCCTGATCCTCACTGCCGGCTTCATCATCGCCTTCATCCGCCGCCAGGTCGTGACACGGCAAAATTCGATGCGGCGCGTGGAGGCGGAGAAGCTGGCCGAGTGA
- a CDS encoding metal ABC transporter permease → MDLLLEPFTYSYMTNAMWVSALVGGVCAFLSAYLMLKGWSLIGDALSHSVVPGVAGAYIIGLPFSLGAFIAGGLAAGAMLFLSERSGLKVDVIIGLIFTSFFGLGLFIVSVNPMSVSIQTITMGNILAITPEDTLQLAIIGFVSLAVLLAKWKDLMVTFFDENHARTIGLRPGLLKAVFFVLLSASVVAAMQTVGAFLVIAMVVTPGATAYLLCDRFPRLIMLSVAIGALTSFTGAYASYFLDGATGGIIVTLQTLIFLVAFLLAPKHGLLAARRKAAAALRRSPPETAAPVEAGSSRPAGPGEML, encoded by the coding sequence ATGGACCTGTTGCTGGAGCCGTTCACCTACAGCTACATGACCAACGCCATGTGGGTCTCGGCTCTGGTCGGCGGCGTCTGCGCCTTCCTGTCCGCCTATCTGATGCTGAAGGGCTGGTCGCTGATCGGCGATGCCCTGTCCCATTCGGTGGTGCCCGGCGTTGCCGGTGCCTATATCATCGGCCTGCCGTTTTCCCTCGGCGCCTTTATCGCCGGCGGACTTGCGGCCGGCGCCATGCTGTTCCTGTCGGAACGGTCCGGATTGAAGGTCGATGTGATCATCGGCCTGATTTTCACGTCATTCTTCGGTCTCGGTCTGTTCATCGTTTCCGTCAATCCCATGTCCGTCTCCATCCAGACCATCACCATGGGCAACATCCTGGCGATCACGCCGGAGGACACGCTGCAACTGGCCATCATCGGTTTCGTCTCGCTGGCGGTCCTGCTCGCCAAGTGGAAGGACCTGATGGTCACCTTCTTCGACGAGAACCACGCCCGAACCATCGGCCTTCGTCCTGGCCTCTTGAAGGCGGTCTTCTTCGTGCTCCTGTCCGCATCCGTGGTCGCGGCGATGCAGACAGTGGGCGCCTTTCTGGTGATCGCGATGGTGGTCACCCCGGGGGCCACGGCCTATCTTCTGTGCGACCGCTTTCCGCGGCTCATCATGCTGTCCGTCGCGATCGGTGCGCTGACCAGTTTCACGGGGGCTTACGCCAGCTATTTCCTCGATGGCGCGACCGGCGGCATCATCGTCACGCTGCAGACGCTGATATTCCTCGTCGCTTTCCTGCTGGCGCCCAAACACGGGCTTCTGGCCGCGCGCCGCAAGGCGGCCGCCGCCCTGCGCAGAAGCCCTCCTGAGACGGCTGCACCTGTCGAAGCCGGGTCGTCCCGGCCGGCCGGACCCGGGGAGATGCTGTGA